In Candidatus Methanomethylophilaceae archaeon, the DNA window TATTCAAAAATAAACCGGGTCCCGGGGAGCTTTCCCCAGGTCCGGAATCTGTTTGAGGGATCAGCGGGATCTCTTCCACAGCACGAGGCCGATGATGGCAGCCAGGATCGCGATTGCTATGACAGCGATCGCCCAGATCGGGAAGCCATCGCCGGACTTGCTTTCCTTTATGTACATGTGGTCGGGATCTTCGCCGGCGAAAGTGTGGCCCCTCAGATTCTCAGGGGTCTGTTCCAGTTCGTTCCCATTCTTGTCTAAGAAGTGATGGCATATGAACGGGTTGGGGCCCGTGGTCGTAAGCCCGTTTCCGAAGGATATACTCAGCAATTGTATGTTGTATGAGGGGCAGGTGCAGGCGCCGTCTTTAATGGTGGTGACGGAGTCGGGAATGGTAAGCGACTCCAGGACCGTAAGCATGGAGAGCGCGTTGACTTCGATCGTCTTGACCGTGGACGGGACCGTGAAGCTGGTCCCTTTGTGGCCGCCGGGATACTGGATCAGAGTCTCCATCTTTTTGTCGTAGAGGACGCCGTCCACAGTCGTATAGTTCGGATTCGAGGGATCGATGTTTATGGTTTCCAACGATTTGCACTGTCCGAAAACTCTTGCACCCAGCGATTCGACGCAGGCAGGTATCTCCACGTTTTTGATGCTGGAGCAGCTCAGGAATGCCCCGTCGTTGATGGACCTGAGAACGGTGGTTCCGGAGAAATCTACGGTCTCGATTTTCTCGCAGGAATTGAAGGCGAACTGCCCTATGCTGGTCACGGTGCCGGGTATCCTGATGGCAGACAGGCCTTCGCATCTCTTGTATATATTTAAATATGCGATTCATAAATCTACAGTTTTCAGAAAAACTTGTACTAAATATGGGTTATAATTTCCTGATGCCCAGCAAACGATTTATCTGCACATCCCCATTTCTGATTATGGACAAGAGCATGGCGCTTCTGATGATGGCGCTCGCAGCGATGGTGGTGGCCGGCGCCGCGCTAATCATTCACGGAGGAGCTTCCGATGATGGCGGACATCAGCCAGGACAACCTATTCCGGTCACCGATCCGGGAAACGGCACGGACCCGGCAGAACCAGGGAATCCGGTCGAATCCAAGTTTATCATCGAACTCTCCAAACTAAATCTTGTGCCCGGAGATTCGGCGGTGCTCACTTTGGTAAGCACGGATGAAACGGCAATCGGGGATGTGCGCTGGTCTCTGTTGGGCAATTCGCTGAGAATGACTGACGGAACATCCGCTGGTAAGCATCAATTCGGCGTGACCGCTGAGAGCGCTGGGTATTGCATAGTTGCCGCCAGTTTAGATAACGAGGTCGTTGCCACCCGTATTTTACAAGTGGAAAGCGATCTGGAAATCCCGGTGATTCCCGGAGCGGTCGCGTCTGGACCCTCTCCATTGATAGAGCTCAACCTCGAACTGTCTCCGGAAGAGAAGAAGACCCTCGACGTGCCATCCGACTACCTTAAGCTTCTGACTTGGGAATCAACGGACCCGTCAGTCTGCTCGGTGTCGGCGAGCCTCGCAGAGGGAAAGGTAACCGCCACAGGCCACAAGCAAGGGTCGTGCGATCTGGTCGCAACATACGGATTCCTGAGCGCTGTGTGCCATGTGGTCGTTAGGAACGCACGATGATGGCTTTCATATTGGCCGGTGAGTTTCAAAGGGACGAAGTTCTGAATTTGCAGCGTTTCCGAATTCATCGCTGAAGCGAGCCGAATCCGCCCATCATCTTCTTCAGTATCCTGGACAGCTCCGCCGCGTCTTCCTCCGGAAGGGAGATGCAGGAGACCATGGAATCGGGGACGGGGAGGGCGCGATCCCTCAGCCCCATCCCTTCTTCGGTGGCAGATACCACTACCACGCGGTCGTCTTTGGGGTCGCGGGCGCGGGACACGAGCCCTTTCTCCTCCAGCTTCCTGAGGAGGGGAGTCAGAGTCCCCGAATCCAGATACAGGAGAGTTCCCAGATCCTTGACGGATAAGCTCTCATGCTCCCACAGGGCCATCATGGCTATGTACTGGGTGTAGGTAAGCCCGAGCTCGTCCAGGAACGGCTTGTATCTCCTGACCACCTCTTTCGCGCACACGTACAGAGGGAAGCAAATCTGGTTCTCCAGCTTCAGCTTCTCGTAGCTTTCGTCCATTCCTTCGTCCCGTCCTGACGGCCTTCTCGACTGCGTCTCTGACCTTCTTCATGTCGGCGGTCGGCTCGAAACGGGCCAGTATCTCGCCGTCGCGGCCGATGAGGAATTTAGTGAAATTCCATTTGACGTTCCCGTTGTTTTTGTAGTTGGCATCCATGGCTTTGACTATAGGTCCGAGTATCAGCCCTTTGGCGCCGAACCCTTCGAACTTGGTGTTCTCGGACAGGTACTTGAACAGGGGGCTAGCGCTCTCCCCGATGACGTCTATCTTGGAAAACTGCGGGAAGGTTATCCCGAAGCGTCCTTTGCAGAATGCGTGGATCTCCTCGTCGCTTCCGGGCGCCTGCTCCTTGAACTGGTTGCAGGGGAAATCCAGTATCTCCAGCCCCTCGTCCTTGAACTCGTCGTAGATCTTCTGGAGGCCCTCGTACTGCGGGGTGAAGCCGCATCCGGTCGCCGTGTTCACGATCAGAAGAACTTTTCCCGAATAGTCGGAGAGGGGGACCTCCGTCCCGTCCATCTTCCTGGCTCTGAATCCGTAGACCCCCATAAGATCGCCTCAGAGCTGCTTGGCCAGCCAGTTCTGGAGGCCGATGGCTTCGATGAGCTCCAGCTGCGCCTCTCCCCAGTACATATCCTCCTCTTCGTCCTTGTAGTAGTCCTTGAGGATGTCGTAGGTCGTGACGTCCTCGACCGCGAGGCAGAGGATCTGCTTGAGGGTAGCCAGTCCGTCGACGGAGACTTTGAGGTCGTACTTGACCCACTTCACAGGGTCGTCGCACACGGGCGTCTCGGGCTTGGCTCCGTTTTTGGGCTTCCCTCCGAGGTCGAGGATGCGGTCGGCAATCTTGATAACATATCCGCGCTCTTCCTCCGCGTGCTCGGCATATTTCTCAGCGAGCTTGCTGTACCCTTTGGCGCCGAGGATCCTCGATTCGAGGGCGTGCCCGTCCGCCTGCTGGGAAAGGTGGGTGACGATCATCTGCAGGGCTTCCATGAGCTTCTCGTTCTGTGCCATTTTGGAACCTCTTAAGTTGTGTTCAATTAAATTGTACGCAATCAAAATATTAAAGATGTTCGCCCGACAAAACAGAATAATTACCAATGATGATTGTTCATCGCTTCTCGGAGATCGAACCCATGCGTTCCTGAATCTTCTTTTTGAAGAATGACGTCGGCAGACCATGAAAAGCCGGTAAGAATCGGAAGGACCAGACGTGACGGCCGTCATATAGCGGCTGTTCGGGTTTCCGCAGCCTTCTGGAATCCTCCGGTATAGGCTTCTGGAATAGCGCATTATCTGTGTCTAGCAGCCAAAAACCGCCCGGTTTTTCTTTTTTGATTAGACAGAGTTAAAAATTATTAGGTAAACCATAAATACGGCAATAATATCCGCCACCATGCGTATGCGTCATAACATCGGCATCGGAACAGGCGTCTTTCCGCATTCTGGTTCAGCCCTTTGGAGGGCATGCTCCAGGCTCGGTCCAGTCTCTGATCGGCCATTCAGCATAGGCCCTGTCCAATGGAGGGAGCAGCGATGGCGAGGTGGCATTTAACCAGAGGAGACGGCGGGAGCGCTGCTATCCGTCCCGAAGGGAGCGATGTTTCCGGCGCAAGCATCAGCGTATTATGCACGGGGAAATCCGAGGGCAACTGCGACTCCTGCGGGGGCGGCTGCGGAGATCAGGAATCTCCGGTCGTTTCTCTCAAGGATATGGAAGTCGGCGAGAGCGGCACTATAGTCCGCCTGACCTCCGACGACGATTCTATCATCAAGCGCCTGATTTCGATGGGCTTCGTGCCGAGCAGGCCGCTGATGCTGGCTTCGTCCGTATCCAGCAGGGGCGCCCGCGTGGTCAGGATCGGTTACGCTACCATCGCGCTGGACGCAGAGATGGCCTCCGCGGTATTTGTCAGAAGGAGCCGATGCCATTGATGCAGGTGGCCCTGATAGGACAGCCCAACGTAGGCAAGTCCAGCCTTTTCACGAGGCTCACTGGGGTCGGCGTGATCTCGTCCAACTATCCCGGCACGACGGTGGAGTTCGAAGAGTCCACGGTCATGGTGGGAGACAAGACGATCAACGTGCACGATCTCCCGGGAACCTACAGCCTTTCTTCCGGCTCCAAAGATGAGAGCATCGTCGTCGACATGCTCCGCGACGGGGCCAACGACGCCATCGTGGTCGTCGCAGATTCCACCAACCTGGAATCGAGTCTGGTTCTGGCTATGGAGATAATCGAGCTGGAAGTCCCTATGATCCTCGCCCTCAACAAGATGGATCTGGCGGACCGCAGGTTCAGGATAAGCGCCGGGAAACTGTCGGAGGTATTCGGCGTCCCGGTGGTGCCGGTGTCGTCCAAGACCGGGGAAGGCGTCGATTAGCTTCTGAAGAGCATTTCCGCCGGCGAAGCCTCCGTCTCCGGATACAGGACCAGATACGACGGGCACATAATGGGATACTTAGAGACGATCATGTCTATGGACGGGTCCGTCTCCTGGGGCTCCGCCGTCAAGATGCTGGAGGGCCTCGGCATGTTCGTGGAGAGGGAGTCTCTAGAGGTCGAGGCGTACGTGCGCCAGGTGTCCGCCGAGTTCAGGGAGACCCACGGGGACATGCTGGACGTCCACATCGCTCGCGACAGGTACGGGGACGCCCACGTGATAGCAATGTCTGCCGTCGAGCCCATAGCGGGCGGCATGTCCAGGAAGGACAGGATATCCGAGATGACGATCTCGCCGTCCACCG includes these proteins:
- a CDS encoding leucine-rich repeat domain-containing protein; translated protein: MTSIGQFAFNSCEKIETVDFSGTTVLRSINDGAFLSCSSIKNVEIPACVESLGARVFGQCKSLETINIDPSNPNYTTVDGVLYDKKMETLIQYPGGHKGTSFTVPSTVKTIEVNALSMLTVLESLTIPDSVTTIKDGACTCPSYNIQLLSISFGNGLTTTGPNPFICHHFLDKNGNELEQTPENLRGHTFAGEDPDHMYIKESKSGDGFPIWAIAVIAIAILAAIIGLVLWKRSR
- a CDS encoding 50S ribosome-binding GTPase — translated: MPLMQVALIGQPNVGKSSLFTRLTGVGVISSNYPGTTVEFEESTVMVGDKTINVHDLPGTYSLSSGSKDESIVVDMLRDGANDAIVVVADSTNLESSLVLAMEIIELEVPMILALNKMDLADRRFRISAGKLSEVFGVPVVPVSSKTGEGVD
- a CDS encoding MarR family transcriptional regulator; this translates as MDESYEKLKLENQICFPLYVCAKEVVRRYKPFLDELGLTYTQYIAMMALWEHESLSVKDLGTLLYLDSGTLTPLLRKLEEKGLVSRARDPKDDRVVVVSATEEGMGLRDRALPVPDSMVSCISLPEEDAAELSRILKKMMGGFGSLQR
- a CDS encoding ferrous iron transport protein A, whose translation is MARWHLTRGDGGSAAIRPEGSDVSGASISVLCTGKSEGNCDSCGGGCGDQESPVVSLKDMEVGESGTIVRLTSDDDSIIKRLISMGFVPSRPLMLASSVSSRGARVVRIGYATIALDAEMASAVFVRRSRCH